CGCCACAAGGGGCATTTGCTCCTGTTCCTCCTCCCGGCAAACCGGATGATGTGGCAATCGAAGCCAGCCCTACGTGCGCGCGTACCGCTGGATATCCTCGGTAAATTCGCTGAGCATGTTTGGCGTCAACGTCGGGCGTATGTCGCCGATCGATTTCAAGCAGTCTTGCGTCGAAGCTACGCAACGCTGACCGGCATCCATGGTCCGCTCAAACGTGAGCTGGGCAACGGTGCGTGCGGTGTGCTCAATGTCGGCAGGAGTGAAGCCGTCGCTTGCCTCCACCAGCGCGTCGATGTCGATGCCATCTTCGGTAAGATAGAGCTGCCAGAGCGCCTTTCGTGCAGTAGTATCGGGTGTTCCAATCGGTAGGACGTAGTCGAATCGTCCATATCGCAGGAAGGCGGGGTCGAGCACGCGCACCGAGTTGGTCGCGCAGACGAGCAACCGGCCCGATCGTTCGCGAAAGCTCACCAACGATTTGAGGAGTTCATTGGCCACTGCGACCGACCCTGTACCCGGCCGCCGCACCGCCGCAATCTCCTCCACCTCATCAATGAACACCACGACATGTTCAAGTTCGGCTATGCGTTCGAATACCTCGTTCAGCCCGCTGGCAAGCCCGGCTTCAGAAGTCGCGATCCGGGATGGGAAAAGCTCGATGAACGGCCATCCGAGTCGACTTGCGACAGCACGCGCGAACGTCGTCTTGCCGGTGCCGGGCGGCCCGAACAGCACTACCGCGCTGGGTGGGTGCACGCCATGCTCGGCAGCGACCTCGGGGTGCGACAACGGCAGGACCAGTCGGCGTTCGACCAGTGTCTTCTCGGTGGTCATGCCCG
This sequence is a window from Gammaproteobacteria bacterium. Protein-coding genes within it:
- a CDS encoding bifunctional GNAT family N-acetyltransferase/ATP-binding protein; amino-acid sequence: KTTDEPPVFSLADVVKCVDSYPAVVAMAGGELVGAAVSRVDVDRAWVVRIALSPRWRHHGLGSALLTALEHRLLTAGVSRISALLPKGETGSAAFVNSGFRSRAGLTYYEKTETISSHSATVLTALGGVVLPNGLWERIAGMTTEKTLVERRLVLPLSHPEVAAEHGVHPPSAVVLFGPPGTGKTTFARAVASRLGWPFIELFPSRIATSEAGLASGLNEVFERIAELEHVVVFIDEVEEIAAVRRPGTGSVAVANELLKSLVSFRERSGRLLVCATNSVRVLDPAFLRYGRFDYVLPIGTPDTTARKALWQLYLTEDGIDIDALVEASDGFTPADIEHTARTVAQLTFERTMDAGQRCVASTQDCLKSIGDIRPTLTPNMLSEFTEDIQRYART